A genomic stretch from Anabaena sphaerica FACHB-251 includes:
- a CDS encoding DUF6262 family protein → MKHERNTDGLKENAIKKRDEAKARTDKAIQQLIKDKKKINFNTVAEAADVSKAWLYKEPEIKERIQSLREQCLDEKKLPPQERTSESSWKAKYQTLKDRLQRIEAENRGLRDQLEVAYGRILSVSELEHRVDFLEKENLHLRDELELRQSQSPKSSSPETPNILNLSAKKSVGVINDTIKNELEVLGIPMNSTLQKVIKSVPSETTLRAIATLKVALSRNEVPNMAGFLVAAIKNRWDSNQNYNEKTEIEIFNEWFPLAKSLKLASASMRIEKVLHILTNEEEWIPFSQMLERHPMDALKKLRNIND, encoded by the coding sequence ATGAAGCATGAAAGGAATACTGATGGATTGAAGGAGAATGCCATCAAGAAAAGGGATGAAGCTAAAGCCAGAACCGATAAAGCTATCCAGCAGTTGATTAAGGATAAGAAAAAAATCAACTTTAACACCGTAGCCGAAGCTGCTGACGTTAGCAAAGCTTGGCTTTACAAGGAGCCAGAAATTAAGGAGCGAATCCAATCCCTGAGAGAACAGTGTTTGGATGAGAAGAAATTGCCACCACAGGAAAGAACTTCTGAATCCTCTTGGAAGGCGAAATATCAAACCCTAAAAGACAGGCTGCAAAGGATTGAAGCTGAAAACAGGGGACTAAGAGATCAACTCGAAGTTGCCTATGGGCGAATTTTATCAGTCTCGGAGTTGGAACACAGAGTAGACTTTTTGGAAAAAGAAAACTTGCATCTGAGAGATGAACTAGAGTTACGCCAGTCTCAGTCACCTAAAAGTTCATCACCTGAAACTCCGAATATTTTAAATCTTTCAGCCAAAAAGTCGGTAGGTGTAATTAACGACACTATCAAAAATGAGCTAGAAGTATTGGGTATTCCGATGAATTCCACATTGCAAAAGGTGATTAAGTCTGTCCCCAGCGAAACAACGCTTAGAGCTATTGCCACTCTTAAAGTAGCGTTATCCAGGAATGAAGTTCCAAATATGGCTGGTTTTTTAGTTGCTGCCATCAAAAATCGTTGGGACTCTAATCAGAATTATAATGAAAAAACAGAAATAGAAATCTTTAATGAATGGTTTCCGTTAGCGAAGTCCCTTAAACTGGCCAGTGCTTCCATGAGGATTGAGAAGGTGCTGCATATTTTGACTAACGAAGAAGAATGGATACCATTTAGTCAAATGCTTGAGAGGCATCCTATGGATGCGCTAAAAAAGTTACGAAATATCAATGATTAG